The sequence CGAACGCTCGGCGGCGTTGATCCCGACCAAATCATCCTGTGGGGCTACTCGCTGAGCGGTGGCACCGCGGTGGAGGCAGCCGTCGCCGATCAGCGTGTGGCGGGCGCGATCCTGCTCTGCCCCTTCCTCGACGGCAGATGGCGGACAGTCCACGGGCTGCGAAACCAGCCCGGCAATGCACTGTGGCTGATGGTCCAGGCGATGCGGGATGCGCTGGTACCGGTGGCCGGCGCCCCGGGGGACCACGCCGGACTCACCTTCCCCGGTGAGTTGGAGGGATTTCTGTCGGTGGTGACACCCGGTTGGCGCAACGAAGTGCATGCCGGCCTGGCACTGCCGTTACCGCTGTGGCGTCCGGTCACGCAGGCGGCAAAGCTCACCTGCCCGGTGCTGATTCAGGCCGGCGACAGAGACATCACGGTGTCAGCGCGGGCCATCGATCGCCTCGCCCAGCGGGCGCCACGGGCGACCCGGAAGAACTACGACGTCGATCACTTCGAACCGTTCATCAGCAGCCGGTCAACCCAGATCATCGCCGATCAGGTCGGCTGGCTGCTGGCACGGCTCACGATCGCCGGCGGCGAACCACCGCGCTGACGAGGTAGGCGTGAGCCACTGCCAACAACGCGAACTTGCCGAGTGCAGCACCGCGGGCAAGCCGGGCATTGGTGTCGACGTCGACGCCGTCGAGCACCTTCAGCAGTGCGACCCCCTCGATGGCATCGCCGGCGACCGCCGATCGGTAACAGCCGCAGCGCGATCCGATCTCCGCGGCGACTGCGGAAATACTCTATGAGCAACATCGCCAGAGTTCCGTAGGTCAGCATGTAACCGAAGTCGAGCCATAGTGACCAGCGCGCCCATCGACGGCCCTGCGCACCCCAGGCGGCCAAGATCTCCTGAACGCGTTCGGCGTTGCCGGCCAGCTCGAACGGGATTATGCCCGGCCCGCCCCGCCCCGCGAGTGTGAACCTCACGACGCGACACGCCGCGCCGGCGTCGCCGGATTCACACTCGTCGGCAGAAATTACAGCCAGGTGTCGTCGGTGGTGGCGGTGAGGAACGCCTCCAGGTCGTCGCGCCAGTGCGCCGGAGTGGTCTTGTCCGGTTCGATGCCGGTGTAGTCGCCGCGGTAGAACAGCAGCGGCCGGGGCTTCACCTCCGGCACGTCCGAAAGGGACTGCACCGCACCGAATACCACGAAGTGGTCACCCCCGTCGTGCACCGAAGCGACCGTGCAGTCGATGTGGGCCAGCGACCGGGCCAGGATCGGCGACCCCAGCGGTGACGGCTCCCAGTCCACGCCGGCGAACTTGTCCGGCTCGCGGGAGCCGAAGCGAGCGCAGACATCCTTCTGCTCCTCGGCCAAGATGTTGACGCAGAACTTTCCGCTGGACTCGATGGCCTGCCAGGACCGCGACTGCTTGGTCGGGCAGAACAGCACCAGCGGCGGGTCCAGCGACAGCGCGGCGAACGACTGGCAGGCGAACCCGACCGGCACATCGTCATCCACGGTGGTGATGATCGTGATACCGGTGCAGAACTGGCCGAGCACGTTGCGGAACGCACGCGGGTCGATCGAGAGGTCGTCGGTCACCGCTACTGCATACCCACGGTGAAGTCATGCCCCCACAGGCTGACCGCGGTGCTCTCCCGAGCCACCCAGTCATCGTCGTCGACCTCGAGACCCTCGCAGCCGAACTCGATCTGAAAACCGCTGGGCGCCTTCATGTAAAACGACAGCATCTTATCGTTGACGTGCCGGCCCAGGGTGGCGGCCATCGGCACCTTGCGGCGGTAGGCGCGGTCCAGGCAGAGCCCGACGTCGTCGGCGCTCTCCACTTCGACCATCAGGTGCACGATTCCGGTCGGAGTCGGCATGGGCAGGAAGGCCAGGCTGTGGTGGCGCGGGTTGCAGCCGAAGAACCGCAGCCAGGCCGGGTCGCCGTCGGCGGGCCGGCCGACCATCTGCGGGGGCAGCCGCATCGAATCGCGCAGTTTGAAGCCGAGCACATCGCGGTAGAAGTGCAGCGCCTCGGCGTCGTCCTTGGTCGACAGCACCACGTGACCCAGGCCCTGCTCTTCGGTGACGAACCGGTGCCCGTAGGGGCTGACCACGCGGCGGTGCTGCAGCGCCACTCCGTGGAAGACCTCCAGGTGATTGCCGGACGGGTCGTCGAACGCGATCATCTCCTGGACGCAGCGCTCGGCCAACTCGGCCGCGGTTGCTTCCTTGTAGGGCGTGCCCTCGGCGTCCAGACGCTGCCGAATCTCGGCCAGCCCTGCGGCGTTGGCGCATTCCCAACCGGACACCAGCAACCGGTCGGTGTCACCCGGCACGACTACCAGCCGGGCGGGGAACTCGTCCATCCGCAGGTACAGCGCACCGTCGGTAGCTCCGGAGCCCTCCACCATGCCGAGGACCTTCAACCCGAAGTCCCGCCAGGCCGCCATGTCGGTGGCCTGGATCCGCAGGTAGCCCAGCGAACGGATACTCATCAGCCAGCCTCCGATCAGACCATGGTGTCGCCGGGCGGCAACCCGAACTCGTGATTGCCGAAGATCAGGTAGGCGCGCTCCGGGTCGTTGGCCGCGTGCACCCGACCCGCATGCGCGTCGCGCCAGAACCGCTGCACCGGAGCGTCGTTGGACAGCGCGGTGGCGCCGGCCGCCTCGAACAGCCGGTCGATGGAGGCGATGGCCCGGCCGGTGGCACGCACCTGGTCACGCCGGGCCCGGGCCCGCAGCTCGAACGGAATCTCCTGGCCGGCGGCCAGCAGCGCGTACTCGTCGCCGACGTTGCCGATCAGCTGACGCCAGCCGGCGTCGATGTCACTGGCGGCCTCGGCGATCCGGACTTTGGCGAACGGGTCGTCCTTGGCCTTCTCGCCGGCGAATGCCGCGCGCACCCGCTTGCCCTGGTGCTCGACGTGCGCCTGGTAGGCGCCGTAGGCCATACCCATGATCGGCGTCGAGATGGTGGTGGGGTGGATGGTGCCCCACGGCATCTTGTAGACCGGCGCGGTGTTGGTCTGGTAGCCGCCGGCGGTGCCGTCGTTCATGGCCCGGTAGGACAGGAAGCGGTGCCGCGGCACGAACGCGTCCTTGACCACCACGGTGTTGCTGCCGGTGCCGCGCAGCCCGACCACGTGCCAGACGTCGTCGATGCGGTAGTCGGAGATCGGGATCAGGAAGCTGCCGAAGTCCACCGGCTTGCCGTCCTTGATCACCGGGCCACCCAGGAACGCCCAGGTGGCGTGGTCACATCCCGACGACCAGTTCCACGAACCGTTGACGATGTAGCCGTCGGCGGTCTCGGTGACCACACCGGCGCCCATCGGCGCGTAGGACGAGGAGATCCGGACGTTGGTGTCCTCGCCCCAGACGTCTTCCTGGGCCTGCTGGTCGAACAGCGCCAGGTGCCAGTTGTGCACGCCGATGATCCCGGCGACCCAACCGGTGGAGCCGCAGGCACTGGCCAGCCGGCGCACCGCCTCGTAGAAAAGGGTGGGGTCGCACTGCATGCCGCCCCACTGCTCGGGCTGCAGCAGCCGGAAGAAGCCGATGTCCTCGAGCGCCTTGACGTTGGCGTCGGGCAGCTTGCGGAGGTCTTCGGTCTCCTGGGCGCGGTCACGCAACTGCGGCAGAAGGTCGTCGATGGCGGCCAACACCGACTGCGCGTCACGCTGTTGAA is a genomic window of Mycolicibacter heraklionensis containing:
- a CDS encoding alpha/beta hydrolase, producing MKRADVTFLSAGTPCAGWLYRPSDASGDIPCVVMAHGFGLTRHDGLPGYAEALAQAGVAVLVYDHRFLGDSNGEPRQRIRTSEQLEDRLAAIAFARTLGGVDPDQIILWGYSLSGGTAVEAAVADQRVAGAILLCPFLDGRWRTVHGLRNQPGNALWLMVQAMRDALVPVAGAPGDHAGLTFPGELEGFLSVVTPGWRNEVHAGLALPLPLWRPVTQAAKLTCPVLIQAGDRDITVSARAIDRLAQRAPRATRKNYDVDHFEPFISSRSTQIIADQVGWLLARLTIAGGEPPR
- the hsaC gene encoding iron-dependent extradiol dioxygenase HsaC, whose translation is MSIRSLGYLRIQATDMAAWRDFGLKVLGMVEGSGATDGALYLRMDEFPARLVVVPGDTDRLLVSGWECANAAGLAEIRQRLDAEGTPYKEATAAELAERCVQEMIAFDDPSGNHLEVFHGVALQHRRVVSPYGHRFVTEEQGLGHVVLSTKDDAEALHFYRDVLGFKLRDSMRLPPQMVGRPADGDPAWLRFFGCNPRHHSLAFLPMPTPTGIVHLMVEVESADDVGLCLDRAYRRKVPMAATLGRHVNDKMLSFYMKAPSGFQIEFGCEGLEVDDDDWVARESTAVSLWGHDFTVGMQ
- the hsaA gene encoding 3-hydroxy-9,10-secoandrosta-1,3,5(10)-triene-9,17-dione monooxygenase oxygenase subunit, whose amino-acid sequence is MTSIQQRDAQSVLAAIDDLLPQLRDRAQETEDLRKLPDANVKALEDIGFFRLLQPEQWGGMQCDPTLFYEAVRRLASACGSTGWVAGIIGVHNWHLALFDQQAQEDVWGEDTNVRISSSYAPMGAGVVTETADGYIVNGSWNWSSGCDHATWAFLGGPVIKDGKPVDFGSFLIPISDYRIDDVWHVVGLRGTGSNTVVVKDAFVPRHRFLSYRAMNDGTAGGYQTNTAPVYKMPWGTIHPTTISTPIMGMAYGAYQAHVEHQGKRVRAAFAGEKAKDDPFAKVRIAEAASDIDAGWRQLIGNVGDEYALLAAGQEIPFELRARARRDQVRATGRAIASIDRLFEAAGATALSNDAPVQRFWRDAHAGRVHAANDPERAYLIFGNHEFGLPPGDTMV
- the hsaB gene encoding 3-hydroxy-9,10-secoandrosta-1,3,5(10)-triene-9,17-dione monooxygenase reductase subunit, with translation MDPRAFRNVLGQFCTGITIITTVDDDVPVGFACQSFAALSLDPPLVLFCPTKQSRSWQAIESSGKFCVNILAEEQKDVCARFGSREPDKFAGVDWEPSPLGSPILARSLAHIDCTVASVHDGGDHFVVFGAVQSLSDVPEVKPRPLLFYRGDYTGIEPDKTTPAHWRDDLEAFLTATTDDTWL